One part of the Humulus lupulus chromosome 9, drHumLupu1.1, whole genome shotgun sequence genome encodes these proteins:
- the LOC133799895 gene encoding uncharacterized protein LOC133799895 produces the protein MSIFILPSKITAAIDKSCLDFLWGNNGNRSKFHLPFWEKVCLPKKLGGIGFREGKKWNMALMANFIWATTTKQDCLWVKWISSIYLKEHIIWNVPINQEMSWYFKKLLRLRQVIDEGSLRQAVKGGKFRIKQFYTSLISTPTVGFADTVWNKLIVPKHRFIYWQIFNNQLLTRDHLSRFLHLSSALFPVCDSGIESHSHLFMECIYSRKVFEEIGSWLGYFHWPESYEELNLWCLEAKRDLKNQIVNAVLSASWYFIWSNRNSCIFDSVCKLASSISLDIKESVKYRVLGLGSLSHRKRDMYFRKVVEGW, from the coding sequence ATGAGTATATTCATACTTCCGTCCAAAATCACTGCAGCCATTGATAAAAGCTGTTTGGACTTTCTTTGGGGCAATAATGGGAATAGAAGTAAGTTTCATCTCCCTTTTTGGGAAAAGGTTTGTCTCCCTAAAAAGCTGGGTGGTATTGGTTTTCGTGAAGGTAAGAAATGGAACATGGCTTTGATGGCGAACTTTATTTGGGCGACAACTACCAAACAAGACTGCCTTTGGGTAAAATGGATTAGTTCCATCTATCTGAAAGAGCATATCATTTGGAATGTTCCTATTAATCAGGAAATGAGCTGGTATTTTAAGAAATTGTTGAGGCTGAGACAAGTTATTGATGAGGGTTCCTTGAGGCAAGCTGTTAAGGGAGGTAAGTTTCgaattaaacagttttataccTCTCTTATTTCGACTCCAACAGTTGGGTTTGCTGATACTGTGTGGAACAAACTTATAGTGCCCAAACATAGATTCATATACTGGCAGATTTTCAACAATCAGTTGCTTACTAGAGATCATTTGAGCCGTTTCTTGCATCTCTCCTCTGCTCTCTTCCCTGTTTGTGATTCTGGAATAGAATCTCACAGCCATTTGTTTATGGAGTGCATTTATTCCAGGAAAGTGTTTGAGGAAATTGGAAGTTGGCTGGGTTATTTCCATTGGCCTGAATCGTATGAGGAGCTTAATCTTTGGTGCTTGGAAGCTAAGCGAGATCTGAAGAACCAGATTGTTAATGCAGTGTTATCTGCTTCCTGGTACTTTATTTGGAGCAATAGGAATAGCTGCATTTTTGACTCAGTTTGTAAATTGGCCAGTAGCATTAGTTTGGACATCAAGGAATCAGTTAAGTATAGAGTTTTGGGCTTGGGTTCTCTTTCTCATAGAAAAAGGGACATGTATTTTCGTAAGGTTGTAGAGGGctggtag